The window atatcataaaaatatcaatgtTTGTGCTAACCACATAATTAATGTGTAACTAATTTTCTATCAAATATAAACATGCAATAAGGTGAATTGGTATCCTACCTAATATAACTTTCAtattaacatgcattgcacgtacacatttattagttatcaaaatgtCACCGCACCCTGCCAGGAATGAAAGTAATTAAAGAGAATCGAGTGGCTACAAGCATGCACATATTGGAGGTCTCTAAAAGCAAAATGAACAGCTTGGATCGCGCAGCCTGTTCAGTTAGCATCTTCTAAGCTAATGTGTCATATTAGCCCATCACGCATGAAGAAGGTCGCCGCTCAGGAGGAAAGTGAGAATTGGTTATGCGCAGGATGGTGCCTCCACCACCGCCAGGATGGCGGCTTCCACGGGCCGGAGCCGGCTGGGTTGGAAGGTTTAggccagtcgacgaggaaatcagCCAGCGCCTGGGATTTGACAGCCGTGCGAGGCTCGTAGAAAATCGTGTGGgcagccagctcgatggcccacatGGTGACCCGGCCAGTGGCGTCCCGGCGGCCGATGATCTCTCCGAGAGGAGCCATGCTCACCACAGTGATGAGTGCTCctagaagtactgcttcagcttgttGGAGGCCAGATACACACCGTAGCATATCTtctagtagtgggggtagttttgcttgaagAGGGAGAACATCTCGCTCAGATAGTATCATAGTACACGGGCCGCTAGACCGGCTGCGCCTTGCCTCCTCCGGGCGCTCCACCACTAGCACCACGCTGACCACGCGGGTGGTGGCCGCAATGTACATTAGCATGGGCTCCTTCCCTGCCGGCGCGGCTAGGACAGGTGCGATGGAGAGCATGCACTTGAGGTCACGGAAGGCTTCGTCCGCCTGCGGGGTCCAGTTGAACGcggtcgtcttcttcatcagccaGTACAAGGGCAAAGCCCTCTCGCCCAACCGGCTGAGAGAGGCCATGCAATCGGTGAACTTCTGAGCTTCGCGCAGTCAAGCTGGCTTGCGCACGCGCTCGATCGCCTTAATCTTCtcggggttggcctcgatgccacgCTCTGAGACGAGGAAGCCACGGAGCTGGCCAGGTGGCACGCCGAACACGTACTTCTCCGGGTTCAGGTTAATCTGGTACTCGCGCAGGTTGGCGAACGTCTCCTTGAGGTTGTTTAGGAGGGTGAGGTGATGCACTAGGGGATAAAAGGGCTAGCCACAAATTTAGTTGGTGGCGCCTCATTTTCAATCCACGTCATCACTATTTTTTTAATAGTGGTGGCATTGGCATATTTGGTATGTCACCACTATATCATTACTGGTGGCATGTCACTAAAAATCTAtgccattgctatttttttgcGGGTTAAAAATCTACGCCATTGCTATTTGGATCCAACAGCCTACCGGATCACAAGTTAGTGATGACGTGTAACTTTTTGTCTAAGAGCAAATATTTTGCTATGGATGATTGATTACAACTTGGAGGaccaatttttttcttcttctgaaaCACAAGATCAGTTTCTTATTGATTGTATTTGGCTGCATATCTCACTGGAGTTAAGGAGCACTATAGCTCTGGTCACCCAAGACATATGATTCCTTGTAAACCAATCGCAACTATAAACTATTTttcccattttattttgtttttctgaaATGTTCTGCAATTGGATCACTTCATGTATAATTGAACTTTCCATCTCCATTATGCTACAAGTGCAGACCCTCTACTAGTCAATTTTTTTGCTAGATATGTGTTGTTATGCTACAGAAAGGAAAAACGACTTGGCTATGTGTTGGGGATTTATTTATTCCCAACCTTGCATAATACTCCCACAGTAAAGaaatttattttttgtgttttgttTACTGCGTtacgctcttatattttttttacgTAGGGAGTACGTGCGTGGGAAATCATGGATTCCCTTATATGTGTATATTTGTTTCCGACATAGGAGTGTTGGACCATTCATTATTTCCGGGATCTCCAAAAGAATATGGCGCCTAAGGACCAGCTTCTTTTGGCTGTTGGTGGTGCTGTTTCTTGTAGCCAAGCCAAGCCAAGCCATCGTGGGGCTGTTTCTTGTGTGAACCATTAATAAGCTAGCCAAGCCATGCATCGTGGGGCTGTTTCTTGTGTGAACCGAAATTCCAAGACTAGCTTGCAtcgtctatctatctatctatatataaAAAGGACCGGACCGGACCCGTCGACCTCAGTCTCCTCCATGTTCCTTTGCTCTAGTGAGCGAGCGAAACCTTTTTGCCCAAACCAGTTGAGCAATCCATGACTGACGCGGCCGTGTGACGTGCCAAGCATCCATCTTCATACCCCTGACTCGTATCAATGGCATGTGCTATGTGCGTTCCATTTGATCTTAATTTGCCATCGTGGTCTTGCCCTCTTCACTGCTGGCCAATGCAGTGCACATGCATGGCGCTGGTATGATCCAGTCGGGAAGCACAAGGACACTGACACCACCCACGGCCATCTTCGGTCCGCTGCTGGCTATTTCCTTGTGTTTTGCCCATCAGTTCATCCCGATCTTGTCTGCAGCCTCCGATCCCTGCCCTAGAGAACCTCATCGACATACGCCGGCCTAGCCCTTTGATCTTCGAACCCCAAGTTTAATCTTGGATCTTGTTTCCTTTCAGTAGATTAGATGGGTTAGTTGGTTTTTTATTAGACTAGCaaaaagatccgtgcattgcaacgggagaaaaaaaaccaCACACTCTTAATTTATAAAAAAAATCTATAATCTGAGAACTTGTAGCTACGGCCCAAACAAAGATGGTCTTAACCTATAAAAGCGCAGTTTAAAATTCTACATGTGTTCTATTTCAACATGGCTTGCATGTAGATTTAATCCATACAAAGAAACGGGTAAGATCATGCATTTATTCATGTCAAGTTCAAGAATCACCAACTTAGGGTAACTCTTGAACACTTTTTTCACATGCatatttcttaaatacatgaagaGTTGTTAAAAGATACATGATTTTTTAATCATAAAAGGAGATTTTTTTTGTCTGGAAAAGAACATTTTTTGTATGGTCTCCTGTGGACGCAGATACTTGCGCCCCTATTTCATCACTATTTCTTGCCATACATGTCATAGGTATTGGTCTCTGTTTCATCACTATTTATATCTTATCAAActtgtcttttattttattttttgtcatgcatgcctcCTTTTTACCTTTTTTTCATGcatctcctctcttttttcttcttatatATAGGAGAATAGCGCAACATCTCATCTTTATCGGACCTCCTCCGCATTttcccttttatttcttttatagCGGACATCCCATCTTTATTGGGTCCTTCTTTTATTTCTTGTCATGCATATCCTTATTTTTTGGGTGTCTCTAGCAAATTTATCTTTAATTTCATGTTCAATCCTGattttgctgaggtgttcatcCACAATCTGAACTTGTACCGGTATGAAAAAAGACGAATAATGCATTGTTGATTAACATTACAGCCTAAATAGTATTTTTAAAATTGTTAACAggaaaaataacatcatattcagattctacatatttttctagtcaaattccatatataacatgttaaatttgaagttacgatttaaaagatatgagtattttaaaaaaaCATTTAATATGTATTGCGGATTTAATGTCAAAAACATTAGGGGGTTTTCTATAAAATAAGAAAACGGATTAAaaatacctatttcttttattagtaggtatagattataGATTAATAACACTCATCTTTTGCTCGTTAGTTATACCATAATGAGATATATTCTCTTTGTGTTCCCATCGAGAATGATGAGGGTGTAAAAATCATTGTTCCCAAATAGTTCCGGTTGAATCGAAACATGGATGTATGTTCTTGCCAAGGTCTGTGTTACTCCCTTTTAGTTTTCGTACTTGCCCTACCGATGTTTTTCCTTAAACTGGAAACTACAACTTAACTTGATAGGTGCCGCAGCATCTGTGTTTTCGAGTCATAGAACCTGTTCAAACATTGCAAGTTGCGTAACATGTTGGAATTATCTTAACCGCTTATTGACTGAAATCAGTTCTTTTTTAGGGCATCTTTAAAAAGGACACTTAAACCGCCCGCATACAGTCGGATCGTCTTCTTTAGGGTATCTCCAAAGTGAACGCTCAAACCGTCCGGATCGTGCGGTCCGCCAGACGTGTTATGACACCCTACACGAGCATGTATCGATCGGCCGAGCGGTCCGGACGCACTTTTTCGGAGAGCAGAcacgtaggactccgacacccAGCCCATCAAAAATCCCTCTCAGACACCACGCCTCCATCCTTCCATTTTCTCTCGTTGCCTTTTTGTCTCTTGCCTTTGCCGTCACTCCACCACCATTGCACACCCCTGCTGGTACCCGACATGTCCGTCACCTCCAGCTGTACACCCGGGATCCAAGCCGGTTCTTCTCTATTGTCGGGATGAGCCTTTCCTCCGACCACCACTCAGGTACCATCCGCTCCTATGCTGCTCACCATGCCCAGCAAATGTCCGTTGAATTGGCTGAGCTAATTTTTTTGTCCCTTCTTCTTTGAAGCAATGGATTCAGATACATAGTACATATATGAGCACTATGTTGAGTCGTCAGACGGCTTGTCAGACGAGAAGAGCTATACGGATGAGATGGCGATGATGCAGACTGTCCTTGGAGAAGAGGAGCGTGCGgaagagcatgttctcaatttcaagggatTGATTAAGGATCATCGAGTGCTCAACCGCAATAGGGCATGCGACCATTTGACACTGATGTTTGGATACTTTGCTCCCCAATGCCCTCTTCGCTGACAATTTCCGCCGCCGGTTTCGGGTGCACAAAATTGTCTTCGATCGTACCATGGGGTCCGGTTCTTTGATGACTACTTCATCTTCAAGAAAGACACCGTGGGAAGGATTGGATTCTCTGGTTATCAGAAGTGCACGGCCACACcacggatgcttgcatatggcacgacCGCTGATTCGTGGGACGAGTATCTACTGATGTCTGAGAGCACATGCGGAAATGCAATGGTCAGGTTTGCAACTGTCGTGGTCTTGGTGTTTGGACCTCTATACCTGAGAGAACCAAATGGCGCAGACACCGAGAGGCTCTTGGCAATATCGTAAGCAAGTGGGTGGCCAGATTTGCTCGAATCTCttaactgcatgcattggaaattaaaGAACTGCCCAAAAGTTCTACAAGGGCAATATCAGGGCcatgttaagaagcccaccatcattcttgaagctGTTGCATTACATGAACTTTGGATTTGTCATGTTTTCTTTGGCATACTCGGGTCTCACAACGACATCAATATGCTACATCGATCACCATTGTTTGTGAGGCTAATTGGAGGAAAAACTCCTCTTTGCCACTATACTGTTAATGGATATGAGTACAACATGGGTTATTGTCTGATTGACAGTATCTGTCCTCCGTGTGCTACCTTTGTCAACACCATCTCTAACCCAGTTGGCCAGAAAAAGGCTCCCTTTGTCCAAAGACAAGAAGCGGCTAGAAAGGATGTTGAGAAGGCATTTGAAGTCCTGCCGGCACGTTTTGCAGTTGTTCATGGACCAACTAAATAATGGGATGCAGAGACCTTGTGGGAGGTGAAGGCCTGTTGTGTGattatgcacaacatgatcgtcgaggatgagGATGACGTCGCTGCCGTATGTCTTGAATTTGAGAACGTGGGTGATCCtatcaatcttcttgatcagaatcCGACCACACTTAAAAAGTTTGTTAAAAGACATCAACGTATCTGGCATTGAGCAACTCATGAGCAACCCAAGGAAAATCTGATCGAGCATTCATGGGCGGTTAAAGAGGGCAATAATATTTGAGCGTAATATTTGAACTTATTTAAGTACAACTACCGCTATATTTGAACATTTGAAATATAAGTCTTATGCTCCTACTCTCTCcactcctaaatataagtctttttagagattgcaatacgaactacatacggatatatatagacatattttaaaatgtagattcactcattttgcgccgtgtgtagtccgcattggaatctctaaaaatacttatatttagggacCGAGTGAGTATTTAGGAACATAGGGAATACGGAGTGCACATCAATTAATGCGCTACAGTACAAGTTGAGAATGGAATAAAAGCACGcagcaatcaatcaatcaatcccgTGCTTATACAACCAACCATTCTTTTGTTTTCCATTTCCAACTTCCTTCTGATGAGATCAGTACAAGGAAGGCTCAATGCTTCTCACTCTATTTTCTTTCCAGTAATGCTACATCTACAGGAAATTACGGGGGAGAGTGGTTTACAGGGTGACGAGGCATTCTTTCATTGGTCAATTTGGGAGGCACCGGTccacccctgaaaatcagggggcggAGGTATGATTAGAAGAGAAGGGAGGTCCGTAACTTCCTGTTGATTGCCTGTAGGTGTAGGATTATTGTTTTCTTTTTCCAGCGAAATCATCATCAATCATCAAAACAAAAATCCGAGAAATATGGCACAACCATACCATATTACTACTACCACATActaaatcacacacacacacacagagacaaacCCCTTTATTGTCGGCAAGCAAGCAGTTGATCATGGTGTAGGTGATGGAATGAAAATCCTGACAACGATCACTGTGGGGTGCACATGGGGGCTCTGCCTTGGAAGCACGCGATGAAGGCGGGAGGGATGTACCCGGTGAAGCTGTTGTAGCAGGTCCAGGCGCTATCTCCAAGGCATTTCAGGTCGCTGATCTCTAGGCCGATGCAGTGGTTCTTGCtgggctcctccttatccttggccAAGCATTCGCCGGCGGCGGTGACGAAGCATGGCGTGAAGGTAAGCTCGTCGGTGACTACATTTTCGGCGAAGCACGCCAGTGCGCCGTCGGCGACGCAGACCATCTCTTCGTTGGTAGTGCTTTATGCGACACACAGATTATCCTGTGTCAGTACTTACTTTTCACGTGCCCTCTCTGAAATGAATGAATTATAGAAAAGTAGGTACTGACCTTATGCCGACACACAGATTATCCTGCGTCAGCAGCGCCggctccggcgccggcgccggtgtgGTGGAGCCGCCTGCTCCGCATATGAGCAGCACTAGGACAATGAGCGACTGCTTGATGATGGCCATCGTCGGGCTTTGGTTTGTTGGGTTGGTTGAAGAGGCTCACTTCTGCATCAGATGAGATATATTTATAGGGGGTTGGAGCAGAGCAGAGGCAGAGCGTAAAGTTTAGATTTTCGTGATTGCGACACAAGCCCAAGctaagggcaactccaacgcacgaTCCTAAACGGACATTCCTTTCATCCGCTTTTCGTTTGTTTGGGACAGAAAAACGGACACATTCGTCCGCTTGCAGTTGTACTTGCGGCGGTCGGTGCGTTCAACGGGCCAACCGCACCTCAAACGGCCTGCCTCGTCGGACTTGAATttaaaccaaaaaaacaaaaacatatTAAAAATAacttaaaacataaatttaaacattCAAACGTCCACATTACCCAAGTTCAGCACATAaacataaaaaaaataaaacatagAAAAAAGATAATGGCCGCTTCATGGCCGCCTTCGTCTTCTGTGCCCCCATGGCCGCTGTTTACTCCTCCTAGTCATCGTCTCGAGTGAGATCGGCGTACGAAGGTGGCTGCCAAAGGTAGGCTGGTGGCCCCTGGCAGACTGGAGGCGCCGGCGGCGCCTGCACTACCTCCTCCCGTGGCTCCTACTCCTGCTCTGGTGACCGCGGCGGCGTAGCTGACCATGGGCCGACACCCACCGAGTCGGCCATCTCCGGCGCCGTGCATGAGCAGCTCCACCGCTGGCCCACCAGACGAGGGTTCCACGCGGCGACGGGCGGCTCCTCCAAGACCTCCTCCTGCACCTCCTCCTTGACGTCGAGGTCCAGCTCCGGGATGGCCACATCGCCGGCCGCGGAGAGGGCCAGCGTG is drawn from Triticum dicoccoides isolate Atlit2015 ecotype Zavitan chromosome 4A, WEW_v2.0, whole genome shotgun sequence and contains these coding sequences:
- the LOC119289233 gene encoding uncharacterized protein LOC119289233; protein product: MAIIKQSLIVLVLLICGAGGSTTPAPAPEPALLTQDNLCVGISTTNEEMVCVADGALACFAENVVTDELTFTPCFVTAAGECLAKDKEEPSKNHCIGLEISDLKCLGDSAWTCYNSFTGYIPPAFIACFQGRAPMCTPQ